A genomic window from Megalobrama amblycephala isolate DHTTF-2021 unplaced genomic scaffold, ASM1881202v1 scaffold518, whole genome shotgun sequence includes:
- the LOC125261882 gene encoding NAD(P)(+)--arginine ADP-ribosyltransferase 2-like: MLLIIEALLLISSALGRDHRDAVEEKTFPLDMALNSVDDYYLGCREEMAKYVKKYLNEECGKNVEFKNAWEEGKKKVLKHDTLKLDNSVAIYVYTDTDFKIYDKFNNATRNGKQKYIAKTYKWYSLQFLLTETIQILRKKQNRCFKTFRGTKLIFNGTAFTTIRFGSFISSSLDRNIAKRFGSKSCFEIYTCLGANVTEYSRLPYEKEVLIPPYETFNVTAVTTRIYQKDLWCETVYTLKSFGMKSELNCALCKKDQNNKVSCLLNTLL; this comes from the exons ATGCTGCTGATCATTGAAGCTCTTCTTCTCATTTCATCTGCTCTAGGACGG GATCACAGAGATGCTGTTGAAGAAAAGACATTTCCACTGGATATGGCACTGAATTCTGTCGATGACTATTATCTTGGCTGTAGAGAGGAAATGGCGaaatatgtgaaaaaatatctaaatgagGAATGTGGTAAAAATGTTGAATTTAAAAATGCTTGGGAAGAAGGTAAAAAGAAAGTATTGAAACATGATACCTTGAAACTAGACAACTCAGTTGCCATTTATGTGTACACTGAcacagattttaaaatatatgataaattCAATAATGCCACTCGTAAtggaaaacaaaaatacatagccaAGACATACAAATGGTATTCACTTCAATTTCTACTAACAGAAACGATACAGattctgaggaaaaaacaaaatagatgCTTTAAAACCTTTCGTGGTACAAAACTTATATTTAATGGGACTGCTTTTACAACCATTCGTTTCGGCTCGTTTATATCCTCCTCTCTTGATCGTAACATAGCAAAACGTTTCGGAAGtaaatcttgttttgaaatCTACACTTGTTTAGGTGCTAATGTGACAGAATATTCTAGGCTTCCTTATGAGAAAGAGGTGCTGATTCCTCCTTATGAGACATTTAATGTCACTGCTGTCACGACAAGAATATATCAGAAAGATCTCTGGTGTGAAACTGTGTACACTTTGAAAAGCTTTGGAATGAAAAGTGAACTGAACTGTGCTCTGTGCAAGAAAGACCAGAACAACAAAGTAAGCTGTTTGCTGAACACTTTGCTTTGA